The following coding sequences are from one Solea solea chromosome 4, fSolSol10.1, whole genome shotgun sequence window:
- the mpp1 gene encoding 55 kDa erythrocyte membrane protein — MTLKSNKNEPAVVLDSVSGVRTALSDLYLEQLLQNKAKSEKAAMQTCENKGAELYTNGSAGHMTCTELTRMREVSFEKNASEPMGVTLKLNDKKRCAVARILHGGMIHREGYLNEGDEIAEINGKSVTDHTVDQLQKILKEANGVITMKVIPKQQSRSRSCEMYMKAQFDYDPTTDDLIPCKEAGLKFQTGDIIKIINKQDPNWWQGRLESNATHFAGLIPSPELQEWRVASKSKARGGSQSCSPFGKKKKCKDKYLAKHSSIFDQLDVISYEEVVQLPAFKRKTLVLIGAPGVGRRHIKSALLTKYPDRFSYPAPHTTRPQRKDEENGQEYYFFSNEELTKGIAENEFLEYGSFQGFMFGTKTETIHKIHEQGKIAVLDVEPQNLKALWTADFAPLVVFISPTDEASQTENLLMIHKESEAIRTTYGHYFHVVIVNNDVDESVKGVEDAIECATSSPQWVPVSWVY, encoded by the exons GCGGCCATGCAAACCTGTGAAAATAAGGGAGCTGAGCTTTACACCAATGGTAGTGCTGGACACATGACCTGCACAGAGCTGACCAGGATGAGAGAAGTTTCTTTTGAAAAGAATGCGTCAGAGCCGATG GGAGTCACTCTGAAgcttaatgacaaaaaaagatgcGCGGTGGCCAGAATATTACATGGGGGTATGATCCATAGAGAAG GCTACTTAAATGAAGGGGATGAAATAGCAGAAATCAATGGGAAAAGTGTAACGGACCACACTGTCGACCAGCTACAGAAGATTCTG AAAGAAGCCAACGGAGTAATCACAATGAAGGTCATTCCCAAACAGCAGAGTCGATCCCGATCCTGTGAG ATGTACATGAAGGCCCAGTTTGACTATGACCCCACGACGGACGACCTCATCCCATGCAAAGAGGCAGGTCTGAAGTTTCAAACCGGTGACATCATTAAGATCATCAACAAGCAGGACCCCAACTGGTGGCAAGGCAGATTGGAGAGTAACGCCACTCACTTCGCTGGACTCATTCCCTCCCCTGAGCTCCAAGAATG GAGGGTGGCAAGTAAAAGCAAGGCCAGAGGGGGCAGTCAGTCCTGCAGCCcatttggaaagaaaaagaagtgcaAAGACAAGTACCTGGCTAAACATAGTTCCA TTTTCGACCAGTTGGATGTGATTTCTTATGAGGAGGTTGTTCAGCTCCCTGCTTTCAAAAGGAAAACGCTTGTGCTCATCG GTGCACCTGGTGTAGGAAGGAGGCACATCAAAAGTGCACTATTGACCAAATACCCAGATAGATTTTCCTACCCTGCACCAC ACACCACTAGACCCCAACGTAAGGACGAGGAGAACGGACAGGAGTATTACTTCTTCTCCAACGAAGAACTGACCAAAGGCATCGCTGAGAATGAGTTCCTGGAGTACGGCAGCTTTCAGGGATTCATGTTTGGCACCAAAACTGAAACCATCCATAAGATCCACGAGCAGGGGAAAATTGCTGTGCTGGACGTGGAGCCACAG aacCTGAAAGCCTTATGGACGGCTGATTTCGCACCCCTCGTGGTGTTCATCTCCCCGACCGACGAAGCTTCTCAG ACGGAAAACCTGCTGATGATCCATAAAGAGTCGGAAGCCATTCGGACCACGTACGGACACTATTTCCACGTGGTCATCGTCAACAACGACGTGGACGAAAGTGTCAAAGGCGTGGAGGATGCCATCGAGTGTGCCACCTCCAGCCCTCAGTGGGTGCCAGTGTCATGGGTTTACTGA